In Hydractinia symbiolongicarpus strain clone_291-10 chromosome 13, HSymV2.1, whole genome shotgun sequence, a single genomic region encodes these proteins:
- the LOC130623222 gene encoding putative uncharacterized protein DDB_G0271606: MASGSLPNAVTRFYEQQKQQQQQQDRQQLRQEEGNAFIPRAATASSLQQTWLLQQQQQQLQQQQLQQQQQQLDEQQEDGNNNAAFQEESSYNSVETDHLIESNLRYVEQLRREAQNVVDDETLLQQQRHQSQQQTAVAPNNLSTRVRASVVDPEVLIELVRQYPCLWNTKLNVYRDQIKKKKAWEIISASLNGAFTVDVLKNKWKLIRDSYSRCMHKREEQTRSGAAVSKLAKCRNFEALSFLRSAVSSNESDSNVDNSLASPEMSLPISQHSNKQSIDDSLTSPEVSKRRSIESDDDETSSITSRTSSRTEPYYKPTSTATKRKKKLASDVDVMLINSLKDVSAVCSNISKPVKPTPTNVREEKNDADHLFCMSLIPVLKSLPAVKNRQARLKIQEIFSK; the protein is encoded by the exons ATGGCGTCTGGATCTCTACCAAATGCTGTGACACGTTTCTACGAACAGcagaagcaacaacaacaacagcaagatCGTCAACAACTGAGACAAGAAGAGGGGAATGCTTTTATTCCCAGAGCAGCTACAGCTAGCAGCTTACAACAAACTTGGTTGctgcagcaacaacaacaacaacttcagcaacaacaacttcagcaacaacaacagcaacttgATGAACAACAAGAAGATGGCAACAATAATGCAGCTTTTCAGGAAGAAAGCTCCTACAACAGCGTCGAAACCGACCACTTGATAGAGAGCAACTTGAGATATGTTGAGCAATTACGCAGAGAGGCCCAAAATGTTGTCGATGATGAAACTCTGCTGCAACAACAACGACACCAATCTCAACAACAAACTGCTGTAGCACCAAATAATCTTTCTACAAGAGTAAGAGCATCAGTGGTAGATCCTGAAGTATTAATCGAACTAGTACGGCAATATCCATGTTTATGGAATACAAAGCTGAACGTGTACCGTgaccaaattaaaaagaaaaaagcctGGGAGATAATTTCGGCATCGTTAAATGGAGCTTTTACAG TTGATGTTTTGAAGAACAAGTGGAAACTTATTCGAGACAGTTATAGCCGTTGTATGCATAAACGAGAAGAACAAACGAGATCCGGTGCAGCTGTATCAAAGCTCGCAAAATGTAGAAATTTTGAGGCTCTTAGTTTTCTCAGAAGTGCAGTGTCATCAAACGAAAGTGATAGTAATGTGGATAATTCTTTAGCCAGCCCAGAGATGTCACTTCCAATCTCACAGCATTCAAATAAACAGTCAATTGATGATTCTTTAACTAGTCCAGAGGTGTCGAAAAGAAGATCAATTGAATCGGATGATGATGAAACTTCTTCGATAACATCCAGAACATCATCACGAACTGAACCGTATTACAAGCCAACATCCACTGCAACAAAACGAAAGAAAAAATTGGCCTCAGATGTCGATGTGATGTTGATCAATTCTTTGAAAGATGTCAGTGCTGTGTGCAGCAACATCAGTAAACCTGTCAAGCCAACACCAACCAATGTcagagaagaaaaaaatgatgcTGATCATTTGTTTTGCATGAGTTTGATTCCTGTTTTGAAAAGTCTCCCAGCTGTGAAAAACAGACAAGCAAGATTGAAAATTCAAGagatttt